TCTGTGATTCGGTCTCTTACAAAATCAAGTTGTTTCATAAGTCCTGTGCTGTTCCACCAGCTACATTAAATTTGTGACAAGAAGCTAATCAatgaacatatacatatatacactcATTTATCTTccagtgttttaaaaaataccCATATATCTTCATGTGAGATAATAAACATGTATATAATCACTTGATAGTTACCTCGAAATTAATTTAAGCTCTTCTTGATGATTTGCTTGTAAAATATTGAAATCAAGTGCTGCAAACTTTAGCAAGAGTGGATCCATATCATGCTTTTTCCGGTACACATCTATGTACCATCTTGCTTCTATTCTCCTAGTGCTCCAATGGTACGGATTCACTAGGGCTCGTTTCACCATGTCTAAGATATAAGTTTCATTTGTCCCCAAAATAGTTGTGCTATTCTCCGCGATAAACTCGGTTAATCGCTCATTTGCAAAACATCTAGCCTCCTTGAGTTTAAACTCTGAATCCATTGAAAAATAAGAAGCTTCGTATAGAGAGAGTACACCCTTGATGGGTAAAGTCTTTCTGAATATTCCATTTTCACTTTTGAAGATGTCAAAATCATCTGTCATATGAAATAGACATaactattaattatttactGTTTACCAAAAGACTGAACTACTCAGCCCGTACCTTGGTGTTGACACGATCCCTTGATTAGTCACATGTTTGTTAATAGTActataagagcatcattataGGTGGGATTTATTTTAGGGCCCTTaactattatttattattattttttgcttaggGACTAAAGTAAGGGATTTGGCTAAATTAGTTGATTATTGGTGGGACTTATGTTGTCCCttagttaatttaatttattattttaattaataaataatgacatatataatatttaaataaaacattaaaaattaaaatgtaatattaaaattgaaaacataagaaaagtacatttttgaaagaaaatacaaacatcataataaaaaaaatagaaaacataagaaaatgacATTAttgaaagaaaatacaaattatatattatttcaaggATTTCCAAATTTAGtccatatattttcaatcaaatcattttttaaatattgatgGACTTGTCTATTCCGAACGCTCGTTCGACGTTCAAGTGTACTCCCGACAGTTGAAGGCATATTGACGGAAAATGTttccacatcttcttcttcaaattccTCAACGTTGTAATTCGTTCTTGATGTTCGTTCatcttcgacaatcatattatggagtatgatacatgctctcataatatttcctattttttctttatCCCATATATTAGAAGGATTTCTAACAACGGCAAACCTAGCTTGTAGGACTCCGAaggcacgctcgacatcttttcgcaCAGCTTCTTGGGTTTGAGCAAACAATGAATGCTTCTGAGTTTGTGGTAGtcggatagattgaataaatgtagcccatttcggataaataccatcggtgagataaTATGCATAATGGTATGGATTACCATTAACATAGAAGTTAACTTGTGGCGCTATTCCgttaataatgtcatcaaaaacgggTGATCGGtcaagaatattaagatcgttcatagtacctggagctccaaaaaacgcgtgccatatccagaggtAATATCTTCTCCCTGTTTAACATACGCAAAAACTCGCTAAGCACATACATAAACAAGCACAAGCCTTCTTCACAGGCTAAGTAATTAAGCAACGACCATAGCACATACCTTGATCATTCCTAGTGTTAGACGTTGCAAGCTCTGGCTGAGCACCACAATAGCAGACCTGCGGGAAACCAAACTCTACCTCCGGTTGCGGGGGGTAGTGAACCGGTGAACAACGTTCCAAGCTTAACTCAGCTTGGTCGCGTCGTATGAGATCCTCCGTCTCGCTGTAGTCACTGTCGTCATTGTTTCCAAATAAAGTCTCGTCTTCTGATGGCTGCGAGTAGCTGTAACGTCCCATTTTTTACTTAACCTGCAGACATTGTCGAGCCATACTAGTTAGAAACATAGAACATGAAACTCAAACATTGAAAGAAAATCAGAAACAGATAAATTTACAGATAAACAATAACACAAACATTGAAAGAAAATCATTCATTTAACGAAACCGGAACTACATAGACCAAACACAAAGATAGAGCAAACACAAACATAGAGCTATTCTAAAAATTAAAGTGTCGACATACAAGAACTAGAAACAagaacatttaattttttttcagaataACTCGGCTAGGAGCTTATTCTTCGCAGATTCTTCCCTCTCAGTCAATGGAACAGGCTTGGTAAGGAGAGTGTCTAGTATTGCTAGCCTCGACAGTCTCTCCTTCCTCACCATTGATTCTATGCCACCTCTTCTTGCAACAACCTTGCTCTCTCGCACCATCCTCTCTTCCATGAGCACTCTCTGCATAATACTTAGCAACCCGTATCCAGAAGGCCCCCGACCTCTGCTCATTTGCAACAATCGAATCCTTCGAAGTGTTGAGCCACGCACTGATCAGCACCTCGTCATCTGCAGGGTTCCACTTGCGTCTTACAGGACGGGCAGCTTGTGCGTCTACTGGTGCGTCGACTGGTGCGTCTTCAGGTTGTTGAGAACTGAAAGCCGGAAATGTATCTGATTCTGCAAAGTTGACACTAGAATGAAAACTTCCATAAGGGAAGTTTTCATGATAAACGCTTCCTTGTTGACTGTGAAGCAGTCCTACGTAGCTAGCGGACTGACTAGGAAGATTGCTTGGATCCATAGAAGAGAGTAAGATAAGAGATAGAATGGAGAAAGAGTTATGAGATAGAAGAGATAAGAGATAAGAGATAAGAGATTTTATAGCCTCAAGTGAAGTCTATAAACTCATAATGGTGAACTCCCAACAAGAAATGTCAAATCCTAACttattacaccaaaaaaaagcTATCAACTTTCGTAACAACATCATTAATGTAAGCGGATTTCGTTTAAAACCTACTGTATACAATGTAAGTAAGCAGAAAACGAAGTCAGTGTCTTTAATATACAACTACCACACACAACTTGAAATTAGTATTCAAGTTTTAAATCGTAACAACATCACttgtattgaatttttttaaaaaataaaacaagagaCGACTTGAAAGATGAAGTGTAGAAGCTACATTTATTCTTATATGAACTATTACGTAAACGATTTCACATATTTGATCTATGAACTATGGCTACGCGGAGACACAAAACCAGTTATAGGATCCAAAGCATCGAAACTAAACTATCAAACAGCTCTTTCATGTTGCTAAAATCAGTTACTGATTTGTTATACATTTGTTCTCGAACCATACAAATACGGAGGCTAGTTTTTGatctcaaacaatcaaacaaggtACAACCAAACTCAACGGTTCAATCTAAacgaaacaatcaaacaagctaCAATGAAAACAATGGTTCAATCTATACGAAACAATCAAACGAGCTACAACGACTACAATAGTTCAATCTAtacaaaacaatcaatcaaacTACATCGAAAATAATCACACAATCCAACAatttaaatctttaaaaatcTATACGAAACTAGGAAACATTTGCGAACCCTAGAATCTGTACAATTGTTCTCCAACAACATAGAATCTATACCACTACTCAGCATGCACTATTCCTAAACCctataattttcaatttcagaTGGGAGTTAAAGAAAATACCTCGGTAACGGCTAAGGATTGAGCTCGGGTAGAGTTTCAGACGATTTGGGGAAGATGAGACCCTTCGTACAAGACCGGAATCGAACGGAAGTCGATGGAGCTCGGGATCTCGATCTGCGGATCAAACGCAAACGGAAGCTGCGATCTCTCGTGTTGGTGAGTTGGGCTTTCGATTGAGGAGACACGCCGACAGAAACTCAGGTGAAAGAGAGATCGATCTGAAGAGATCAGCTTATCGCCTTCTTCATTTCGTATTTCGCATTTGTGTTTCAGAATGAGATTGACGCGAAGACACAGACAAACGCGACGATTTCATCTCCCAATCCCGACCCGACACGTAGCCTCACGGGACGAGCCCATCATCCCTTATTTTAGGCCCgttccactcattttcttttctttttgatttattttcgaCCCAAATTTTTTAAGGGCCCTGCCTTAAGGGACCCCGATGCTGATGCTCTAAGTTACTAGGGCCTGCTGAGTTAGGAGGCCCCCAAGACCTATGATATTAGaggcttaatttttttaattagttttttagaaaaagttaagtatgtaaattttgtataattagttttatcattgaaaatatcataaaataaataaaagctcACTTTATACTAATCTTTTAtcttgaaaatattgttttgctattgaaaatcttttttaaaaaaattgtccgAGAGACCCCAAAAAACTTCGAACCGGCCCTTCGAGTTATTACAATATAATGACTTAGGTAGTATGTAATAACCTTGTGAGACATCAAAGCTATGTTGCCTTAGGAGGAAAAAGCCAAGTGCTGTCGCATGGAGATCTGGTGACTCCCTCCCAATTTCGTGGTGTTGCTCGTAAATTCTTTTCAAAATATCATGGATTTCGTGTTTATAATGATAAGATATTCCGAGTCTTTGCAAGGAATCGATCATCTCTAGCTGCTCAAGAGAACCTTGAGTCTTAACTAATGTCTCCCTCACCTCTTCCTTCAACAATTTAGCTTTCTCCGTTGATTCAACttctttctatatattgagatcTTCTTTAatgttagaaatctcaacttgtgAAATGAATTTGGACATAAAGTAACAAATCATATCTCTTATCAATCTATTTAATACTAATAGAATGAATTAGACCCTATCAATTCACAATGTTCACTATATAATATGTTGAATGAAACATGCATCTATAGAATGATATGTATGTACCGCATATATATTCTCCAGTGATAGAAGATACTGATGATCCCAGAGAGACGGACAATAGTTGGCGGAGCGGCGCCTGACGGTGACAGCCTGAGCCGACGTCACTTTGGAGACGGTGTTGCAAAGAAAATGCTCAGACTTTTGATGAAGAGCATTGCAGACAAAAGCTGAACTGAAGGAGATATCGTGAGTAGCCATTTGTAAGAAGCACTTTCGTGGCTTCTCTCCTTTTCCCCATGTTAAGTATCACACTTGATACGTTTATATATGGGGAGGCTGAGAAAATGTCCCATTAAATCGATAGTTTCTATTGAATATAGAgataattactaaaataatgCATAACTgtcaaaatttatcaaaaagaaaaactgtcaaattaataaaataactagatttggacccgcacatcaatacatatatttttttttttgtaaatgtatttgctattaatacaaatgttttaaatataatatttttattttaaagttatctATTGTGTACCTCTATGAtattattctttatatattttcggcattattaatatataatgatttgtgtaatatattttactttgttatttttattacttacaaatatatttcaagttagatacaataaaataacaaaattaatagtTATGTCTATTTCATATGACagtaaataattaatagttATGTCTATTTCATATGACAGATGATTTTAATAATgcatgaaaatttatttaaatgaaacaattcaaaaaaaacaaaatttattgatttacctatttcatataattttccCATATTTAATTCACAAATCacatctatttttatataatacagaatatatttataaaatttatataaaatttgtattttcttgttttagaaTAAAGTTTTAACTAACAtcgatttataataatattatattactaattacgaaattaattaatatttattttataaaaaataatttttagttagattttgttagatttttgtcaacggattttgttataattaaaaaataaatttatagttggtctattattaatgtaaataacactacaagaaaacgtaagtTTAACGAGGagaattaacgaggaaaaataatcctcgtaaaagtacgttgattttgcgaggaaagtacgtggaaaaagaaaagcatcgttatttcgtcgtaaggtCACAACAAAAGATTTTTGTCGTAAAGACGATGTAAattgacgtggcttttacgaggaaacactatttcctcgtaaatacgacgtaaacttcatgagttctttacgacgaaatattttacgtgtacttaacaaggaaattttgaatccaccaacttggtaggtggctcacgttttttttttggccatccaattaattttcgtcgtaatttcataggaaaattacaactaccagattcaaaatttcctataaatatggatgtttgaacatcattttaaacacaccaacaacaaaaaacgtgaaagaaaaaaaaatggctggctctgggactatttacgagttgcggaattggatgtatatgcatagagatgctaacgggagagtgacgaaagaataccttgcggggctggagacatttatgcatcaagcagattcaacaccgctcgcccaagaaagtggtaagatgttctgtccttgtcggaaatgcaacaattcgaaattggcaaaccgtgaaagtgtttggaagcatttaataaatagaggtttcacgccaaattactatatctggtttcaacatggggaagattttaattatgatcagaa
The Brassica napus cultivar Da-Ae chromosome A1, Da-Ae, whole genome shotgun sequence DNA segment above includes these coding regions:
- the LOC106437444 gene encoding (E)-beta-ocimene synthase, chloroplastic: MATHDISFSSAFVCNALHQKSEHFLCNTVSKVTSAQAVTVRRRSANYCPSLWDHQYLLSLENIYAKEVESTEKAKLLKEEVRETLVKTQGSLEQLEMIDSLQRLGISYHYKHEIHDILKRIYEQHHEIGRESPDLHATALGFFLLRQHSFDVSQDDFDIFKSENGIFRKTLPIKGVLSLYEASYFSMDSEFKLKEARCFANERLTEFIAENSTTILGTNETYILDMVKRALVNPYHWSTRRIEARWYIDVYRKKHDMDPLLLKFAALDFNILQANHQEELKLISSWWNSTGLMKQLDFVRDRITESYFWTIGIFYEPEFKYYRKILTKLFMLIAIMDDIYDIYGTLEELEIFTNVVERWDVNLVERLPEYMQICFLFLYNEINQIGYDVLRDKGRNIIPYLKQVWTDLFKAFLTEAKWYKTGHKPSFNEYMQNGLISSSVPTILLHFFSILCDQISDQNLTDVSKNHHSIVRSSATILRLANDLATSTEEMARGDSPKSVQCYMYETGAKEDAAREQMQSMIIDSWDVINSAAHTSSLPSGFVAAAANLNRVVQCIYQHGDGHGCPEKAKIVDHIQSVLFNPVPFQM